One genomic region from Ptychodera flava strain L36383 chromosome 14, AS_Pfla_20210202, whole genome shotgun sequence encodes:
- the LOC139149142 gene encoding netrin receptor UNC5C-like isoform X2 has product MDEDLATDAAPGELPSLPLPTNAVLGEMTSSSPLSDFGSNLRSSHSPSGATPALDELLARAFTEIDRAKRRGTWRQSVFACSIFAAGMFDIEGGHLTLENMDIDLFIPPGALPEPTFIYLCISTDPRDRPRTTQNSISVSSVVYCGPPGLRFRERVILTYQHCADIEDKDVRVVPFSTDTPPGEVPRFKRVSEDDSSLTFVDGKKCFVSVNHFTGFTSVAETSKDSADSAGETGQNKVTGVAKKIINIVGFHGGLRPGLNKLPIRVHFHNDTSDAKQLVLEEEQRLKGHPADQPKKMVFLNNGQDLEFDIESIDEAWKLEGSGPKQTIDEEIVMAATDAGCSYRMAKQDPSSRTFQCDVKAFQRGNLKYNETSPLSLLFTVSELVEEQLVQNPSNLDTTYTLREKRRSKVKLQYKERLELSTLLDPYSPVGQDWRLLADNIGQDYDVIRQTEEQFREGKVTSPTRVILDHWDKMRAQSSLDDLKDLAAKLEGIGRLDAAEVVHNVVAKSASED; this is encoded by the exons ATGGATGAAGACCTTGCTACCGACGCAGCCCCTGGAGAACTTCCCTCTTTACCACTGCCGACGAACGCAGTTCTGGGAGAAATGACATCATCATCGCCTCTTTCTGATTTCGGGTCAAATTTGCGGTCTTCACATTCACCATCCGGCGCGACGCCCGCACTGGATGAACTTCTCGCCCGAGCATTCACCGAGATTGACAGGGCCAAGAGAAGAGGTACTTGGAGGCAGAGTGTCTTCGCTTGTTCCATTTTCGCAGCGGGTATGTTTGACATTGAAGGAGGTCATCTAACTTTAGAAAATATGGACATCGATTTATTCATCCCTCCAGGGGCACTGCCAGAACCCACCTTCATTTACCTGTGCATAAGCACTGACCCGAGAGACAGGCCTCGGACGACACAGAACAGCATTTCTGTCAGTTCCGTTGTCTACTGCGGTCCCCCGGGATTGCGATTCCGAGAAAGGGTGATTTTGACTTATCAACACTGCGCGGATATTGAGGACAAAGACGTTCGTGTAGTTCCTTTCTCCACCGACACACCGCCAGGTGAAGTCCCTCGATTCAAGAGGGTTTCAGAAGACGATAGTTCCCTCACTTTCGTCGATGGGAAAAAGTGTTTCGTTTCTGTTAATCATTTTACGGGTTTTACGTCTGTGGCGGAAACGTCAAAGGATAGTGCCGATTCTGCCGGAGAGACCGGTCAAAATAAAGTGACCGGTGTTGCCAAAAAGATCATAAATATCGTTGGTTTTCATGGTGGATTGCGCCCTGGCCTCAATAAATTACCAATAAGGGTACACTTTCACAATGATACAAGCGATGCTAAACAG TTGGTTTTAGAAGAGGAACAGCGATTGAAGGGCCATCCAGCAGATCAGCCGAAGAAGATGGTATTCCTCAATAACGGACAAGACTTGGAGTTTGATATTGAATCAATTGATGAAGCATGGAAACTCGAGGGTAGTGGACCAAAACAG ACTATTGACGAGGAGATTGTCATGGCTGCAACGGATGCAGGTTGCTCGTACCGGATGGCGAAGCAAGACCCTTCATCCAGAACATTTCAGTGCGACGTCAAAGCATTTCAGAGAGGAAACCTAAAATATAACGAGACCAGCCCACTAAGCTTGCTGTTCACTGTCAGCGAATTGGTCGAAGAGCAACTG GTACAAAATCCATCAAACCTTGACACTACTTACACACTGAGAGAAAAACGGCGGTCAAAGGTAAAATTACAATACAAAGAGCGACTCGAACTCAGTACTCTACTGGACCCTTACAGTCCGGTTGGCCAAGACTGGCGGCTATTGGCTGACAATATCGGACAAGACTATGACGTCATACGGCAGACAGAGGAGCAATTCAGAGAGGGTAAAGTGACGAGTCCAACGCGGGTAATTCTTGATCATTGGGACAAGATGAGGGCGCAGTCGTCGCTCGACGACCTAAAAGATCTGGCGGCAAAGTTGGAAGGCATTGGGCGCCTGGATGCGGCGGAGGTAGTTCACAATGTCGTAGCCAAGAGTGCTAGTGAAGACTGA
- the LOC139150576 gene encoding netrin receptor UNC5A-like, translated as MATEDMVGTAPKNILGPSKKNKKSTNDDGERHRYKLISLGHSQTTLVGLPDPEAPLQVPLNVNLDLSSGHHGGDVTIHGPEDGEQASGAEETAGQEQHRDLQLAVPKETDLEHFLEEVNDLAEHATEQNTWKDFNFVGSTFAAGLFDFDGGHLTLDEIGIDLFIPPGALNTRDPELIYIYVSKEHSASLSEDHVSLSSTIYCGPDGLRFEERVVLSYHHCALNARDVKVVTLFTNTHVGHQPNFRDLATDEACFSFVMGQKCFLFVNHFTGFTTVANVGEGQHVRKTMDVMCYFDSLMPEASHLSIRIYCVNQTSDAKKLVWDEELVHGGAKIGDGTRQIILDSSNETDLEFMIKEISPKGWKVNNSPHRSIKSIILNNAQYCATSYRLIKEDRTKPMLECECSLDFYQHGNDTASQVSPQTISISVSEDKAYEEKERLLSRFLTKMKQRVQPQLGYAIRLEISYKLDPPCALGKDWKLFADKIGFDCDTINQIDDMFKRRIIHSPTVEVLNLWDAQKRTMSVDHLKNLKKIFEDIGREDAALIVQSVVEKFEESHDPECEGASGGH; from the exons ATGGCTACTGAAGATATGGTTGGTACAGCACCAAAAAACATATTGGGgccatcaaagaaaaataagaaatccACAAATGATGATGGGGAGCGACATCGCTACAAATTGATATCTTTGGGACATTCACAAACCACGCTGGTAGGCTTACCCGATCCAGAGGCCCCCCTGCAAGTGCCGCTGAACGTGAACTTGGATTTATCAAGCGGACATCACGGAGGTGACGTCACTATTCATGGGCCAGAAGATGGTGAACAGGCCTCTGGGGCTGAAGAGACGGCCGGCCAGGAACAACATCGCGACCTCCAACTTGCGGTTCCCAAGGAAACTGACCTCGAACACTTTCTTGAGGAAGTGAATGACCTTGCTGAACATGCGACGGAACAAAACACTTGGAAAGACTTTAATTTTGTCGGTTCCACGTTTGCCGCAGGATTGTTTGATTTCGATGGCGGTCACCTTACACTGGACGAAATTGGCATAGATCTATTCATACCTCCTGGTGCCCTGAACACCAGAGACCCAGAGTTGATTTACATCTACGTCAGTAAAGAGCACAGTGCTTCACTCTCCGAAGATCACGTATCTCTGAGCTCTACCATCTATTGTGGTCCCGACGGTCTCAGGTTTGAGGAGCGGGTTGTGCTGTCGTACCATCACTGCGCACTTAATGCAAGAGATGTGAAAGTTGTAACCCTCTTCACAAACACTCACGTTGGGCATCAGCCAAACTTCCGAGATCTCGCCACGGACGAGGCTTGCTTCAGTTTTGTCATGGGTCAGAAGTGTTTCCTCTTCGTAAATCATTTCACAGGTTTCACCACGGTGGCGAATGTTGGGGAGGGGCAGCACGTTCGCAAGACGATGGACGTGATGTGCTACTTTGATTCTTTGATGCCAGAAGCAAGTCATCTGTCTATCAGGATCTATTGCGTCAACCAGACGAGTGACGCGAAAAAG CTTGTCTGGGACGAAGAACTTGTTCATGGAGGAGCTAAAATTGGTGATGGTACAAGACAGATCATCCTTGACAGTAGCAACGAGACAGATTTGGAGTTCATGATCAAAGAAATTTCCCCAAAGGGATGGAAAGTCAATAATAGCCCTCACAGG agCATTAAGAGCATAATACTAAACAATGCCCAGTATTGCGCCACCAGCTACAGGTTGATAAAGGAGGACAGAACTAAACCGATGTTAGAGTGTGAGTGTTCGTTGGATTTCTACCAGCATGGTAACGATACTGCAAGTCAAGTATCTCCTCAAACTATTAGCATCAGCGTCAGCGAGGATAAG GCGTATGAGGAAAAAGAAAGACTGTTATCCCGCTTTCTGACGAAAATGAAACAACGTGTACAGCCGCAACTTGGATACGCAATTCGCCTGGAAATCAGTTACAAGTTGGACCCCCCGTGTGCTTTGGGGAAGGATTGGAAACTCTTCGCCGACAAAATAGGGTTTGACTGCGATACCATAAACCAGATTGACGATATGTTCAAACGGCGTATCATTCACAGTCCGACAGTGGAGGTGTTAAACCTTTGGGACGCCCAAAAAAGGACAATGTCGGTCGATCACTTAAAGAACCTGAAGAAAATCTTCGAGGATATCGGGAGAGAGGACGCAGCCCTCATCGTTCAAAGTGTCGTCGAAAAGTTTGAAGAAAGTCATGACCCGGAATGCGAGGGCGCATCCGGGGGTCACTGA
- the LOC139149142 gene encoding netrin receptor UNC5C-like isoform X1: protein MDSVVIVAVVGVFVTAIVVVILLLLCRFCRRRRNEDTEHESADIVPENQLQETLDVIVNNNVDHNLELIESEWGSVPTGDQSFGGLDHSVGGLDFPNISDMDEDLATDAAPGELPSLPLPTNAVLGEMTSSSPLSDFGSNLRSSHSPSGATPALDELLARAFTEIDRAKRRGTWRQSVFACSIFAAGMFDIEGGHLTLENMDIDLFIPPGALPEPTFIYLCISTDPRDRPRTTQNSISVSSVVYCGPPGLRFRERVILTYQHCADIEDKDVRVVPFSTDTPPGEVPRFKRVSEDDSSLTFVDGKKCFVSVNHFTGFTSVAETSKDSADSAGETGQNKVTGVAKKIINIVGFHGGLRPGLNKLPIRVHFHNDTSDAKQLVLEEEQRLKGHPADQPKKMVFLNNGQDLEFDIESIDEAWKLEGSGPKQTIDEEIVMAATDAGCSYRMAKQDPSSRTFQCDVKAFQRGNLKYNETSPLSLLFTVSELVEEQLVQNPSNLDTTYTLREKRRSKVKLQYKERLELSTLLDPYSPVGQDWRLLADNIGQDYDVIRQTEEQFREGKVTSPTRVILDHWDKMRAQSSLDDLKDLAAKLEGIGRLDAAEVVHNVVAKSASED, encoded by the exons ATGGATTCAGTTGTTATTGTAGCAGTTGTTGGAGTGTTTGTCACTGCAATTGTGGTTGTCATATTGCTTCTACTGTGCCGCTTTTGTAGGCGTCGTCGAAATGAAGATACG GAACATGAGTCAGCAGATATTGTTCCAGAGAATCAATTGCAGGAGACTTTGGACGTCATCGTGAACAACAATGTCGATCACAACTTAGAACTAATAGAAAGCGAATGGGGAAGTGTTCCAACCGGTGATCAGAGCTTTGGTGGGCTTGATCACAGCGTTGGTGGGCTTGATTTTCCCAACATATCTGACATGGATGAAGACCTTGCTACCGACGCAGCCCCTGGAGAACTTCCCTCTTTACCACTGCCGACGAACGCAGTTCTGGGAGAAATGACATCATCATCGCCTCTTTCTGATTTCGGGTCAAATTTGCGGTCTTCACATTCACCATCCGGCGCGACGCCCGCACTGGATGAACTTCTCGCCCGAGCATTCACCGAGATTGACAGGGCCAAGAGAAGAGGTACTTGGAGGCAGAGTGTCTTCGCTTGTTCCATTTTCGCAGCGGGTATGTTTGACATTGAAGGAGGTCATCTAACTTTAGAAAATATGGACATCGATTTATTCATCCCTCCAGGGGCACTGCCAGAACCCACCTTCATTTACCTGTGCATAAGCACTGACCCGAGAGACAGGCCTCGGACGACACAGAACAGCATTTCTGTCAGTTCCGTTGTCTACTGCGGTCCCCCGGGATTGCGATTCCGAGAAAGGGTGATTTTGACTTATCAACACTGCGCGGATATTGAGGACAAAGACGTTCGTGTAGTTCCTTTCTCCACCGACACACCGCCAGGTGAAGTCCCTCGATTCAAGAGGGTTTCAGAAGACGATAGTTCCCTCACTTTCGTCGATGGGAAAAAGTGTTTCGTTTCTGTTAATCATTTTACGGGTTTTACGTCTGTGGCGGAAACGTCAAAGGATAGTGCCGATTCTGCCGGAGAGACCGGTCAAAATAAAGTGACCGGTGTTGCCAAAAAGATCATAAATATCGTTGGTTTTCATGGTGGATTGCGCCCTGGCCTCAATAAATTACCAATAAGGGTACACTTTCACAATGATACAAGCGATGCTAAACAG TTGGTTTTAGAAGAGGAACAGCGATTGAAGGGCCATCCAGCAGATCAGCCGAAGAAGATGGTATTCCTCAATAACGGACAAGACTTGGAGTTTGATATTGAATCAATTGATGAAGCATGGAAACTCGAGGGTAGTGGACCAAAACAG ACTATTGACGAGGAGATTGTCATGGCTGCAACGGATGCAGGTTGCTCGTACCGGATGGCGAAGCAAGACCCTTCATCCAGAACATTTCAGTGCGACGTCAAAGCATTTCAGAGAGGAAACCTAAAATATAACGAGACCAGCCCACTAAGCTTGCTGTTCACTGTCAGCGAATTGGTCGAAGAGCAACTG GTACAAAATCCATCAAACCTTGACACTACTTACACACTGAGAGAAAAACGGCGGTCAAAGGTAAAATTACAATACAAAGAGCGACTCGAACTCAGTACTCTACTGGACCCTTACAGTCCGGTTGGCCAAGACTGGCGGCTATTGGCTGACAATATCGGACAAGACTATGACGTCATACGGCAGACAGAGGAGCAATTCAGAGAGGGTAAAGTGACGAGTCCAACGCGGGTAATTCTTGATCATTGGGACAAGATGAGGGCGCAGTCGTCGCTCGACGACCTAAAAGATCTGGCGGCAAAGTTGGAAGGCATTGGGCGCCTGGATGCGGCGGAGGTAGTTCACAATGTCGTAGCCAAGAGTGCTAGTGAAGACTGA